From the Montipora capricornis isolate CH-2021 chromosome 2, ASM3666992v2, whole genome shotgun sequence genome, one window contains:
- the LOC138038674 gene encoding ubiquitin carboxyl-terminal hydrolase 8-like encodes MSMATNYRYEVERPGTKNLRKALKRQEERIKNDELNSEQEAKVKSEIRVNQISEWMEKQEENSEKRLLKQWAEDTKDELSLANKELTAVRKAQLRKLLYTEQSLYEMELNNQGKSFYMQRT; translated from the exons ATGTCGATGGCAACGAATTATAGATACGAAGTTGAGCGACCAGGAACGAAAAATCTCCGAAAAGCTCTAAAAAGACAGGAGGAAAGAATAAAG AATGATGAACTCAACTCTGAACAAGAAGCAAAAGTGAAAAG TGAAATAAGAGTTAATCAAATATCTGAATGGATGGAAAAGCAAGAAGAG AACAGTGAAAAACGTCTGTTGAAACAGTGGGCTGAGGACACAAAGGACGAGCTTTCTTTGGCAAACAAAGAATTAACAGCT GTCAGGAAAGCCCAGCTTCGCAAGCTGTTATACACGGAGCAATCACTATATGAAATGGAGCTTAACAATCaaggaaaatcattttacatGCAGAGAACGTAG